One window of Equus quagga isolate Etosha38 chromosome 4, UCLA_HA_Equagga_1.0, whole genome shotgun sequence genomic DNA carries:
- the TMEM37 gene encoding voltage-dependent calcium channel gamma-like subunit has protein sequence MTAIAVQAQRLLAQRRPRRSFFESCIRTLIIVCAALAVVLSSVSICDGHWLLAEDRLFGLWHFCTTSNQTRPRCLRDLSQAHVPGLAVGMVLARSVGTLAVVTAIFGLEFLMVSQVCEDLRSRRKWALGSFLLLVSFILSSGGLLSFMILLRNQVTLIGFTLMFWCEFTASFLFFLNAISGLHINSITHPWGQPRKF, from the exons ATGACTGCCATCGCCGTGCAG GCCCAGAGGCTGCTGGCCCAAAGGAGGCCCCGCCGGTCCTTCTTTGAATCCTGCATCCGGACCCTCATCATCGTGTGTGCCGCCCTGGCCGTGGTCCTCTCCTCCGTGTCCATCTGTGATGGCCACTGGCTCCTGGCTGAGGACCGGCTCTTCGGGCTGTGGCACTTCTGCACCACCTCCAACCAGACTAGGCCGCGTTGCCTCAGAGACCTGAGTCAGGCCCACGTGCCCGGGCTGGCCGTGGGCATGGTCCTGGCCCGCAGTGTGGGCACCTTGGCTGTGGTGACCGCCATTTTTGGCCTAGAGTTCCTCATGGTGTCCCAGGTGTGTGAGGACCTCCGCTCACGGCGCAAGTGGGCCTTgggctccttcctccttctcgTGTCTTTCATCCTCTCCTCCGGGGGGCTCCTGAGTTTCATGATCCTCCTTCGGAACCAGGTCACACTGATCGGCTTCACCCTGATGTTCTGGTGCGAGTTCactgcctccttcctcttcttcctgaatGCCATCAGTGGCCTTCACATCAACAGCATCACTCATCCCTGGGGCCAGCCGAGGAAATTTTAG